In one Cyprinus carpio isolate SPL01 chromosome B2, ASM1834038v1, whole genome shotgun sequence genomic region, the following are encoded:
- the LOC122136281 gene encoding purine nucleoside phosphorylase-like — MLKEPLVIKYSDIPSFPQSTVHGHAGQLVFGTLKGTPCVCMQGRFHLYEGYPIQKTTMPIRVFKLMGVETVILTNAAGGLNPDFTVGDIMVIKDHINIPGFAGNNPLVGANDERFGERFPRMSDAYDRGLQQLAHAFAAELDYSSFMHEGVYSVLGGPSFETIAECRMLRSLGADAVGMSTVHEVIVARHCGMRVVALSLITNQAVMDYDSEKKANHQEVLQTGKLRAQQMENLVSTMISRMQLSNNQL, encoded by the exons ATGCTGAAAGAACCGCTGGTCATCAAGTACAGCGACATCCCGAGCTTCCCTCAGAGCACCG TTCACGGTCACGCTGGACAGCTGGTGTTCGGCACGCTTAAAGGAACGCCGTGTGTTTGCATGCAGGGCAGGTTTCATCTGTATGAAGGATACCCCATCCAGAAG ACCACGATGCCGATCCGTGTGTTTAAGCTGATGGGTGTGGAGACGGTCATCCTGACCAACGCCGCCGGCGGACTCAACCCGGACTTCACTGTGGGCGACATCATGGTCATCAAAGACCACATCAATATTCCTGGATTCGCTGGAAACAACCCGCTGGTGGGAGCAAACGACGAGAG GTTCGGCGAGCGGTTCCCGCGTATGTCGGACGCGTATGACCGCGGTCTGCAGCAGCTGGCTCACGCGTTCGCGGCGGAGCTGGATTACTCTTCCTTCATGCATGAAGGTGTGTACAGTGTGTTGGGCGGCCCGTCCTTCGAGACCATTGCCGAATGCAGAATGCTGCGCTCCCTCGGAGCCGACGCTGTGG gcaTGAGCACGGTTCACGAGGTGATCGTGGCGCGTCACTGCGGGATGAGGGTCGTGGCTCTGTCTCTGATCACCAATCAGGCGGTGATGGACTACGACAGCGAGAAGAAAGCCAATCACCAGGAGGTCCTGCAGACAGGCAAACTGAGAGCACAGCAGATGGAGAACCTTGTCTCCACCATGATCTCCCGCATGCAGCTGTCAAACAACCAACTCTAA
- the LOC122136377 gene encoding GTPase IMAP family member 9-like, producing MSSVTKECKRACGTVEGWNLALVDTPDFIDSDQTLKQIKHCLALCSPGPHAFLLVIPIERYTEEQQRTVEMILEMFREDIDNHSILIFSHADRLGGESIESFLSKQNRKVQDLVERFGRRFMAFDNTNPTNPEQVSRLLQKVNELLAVNENRHFTNEVTEAMQEAQRIIEEIRETDMAERKKNIKRQVRKMADARWRAFISYMNEEKQETEQRRKRIQGRIDQTEMDIKKEEQNVRPIPERLSRFRVSLQKELENMGQLEERRMKEERERKEREEKEKKDLKIWIQEEEQRRLNEAGQKNLHSSDDCKMILWITVFILGFVIVFLLLIIVYLIFSQQSDCKQSFWSFSFFKTAS from the coding sequence ATGAGTTCAGTCACTAAAGAGTGCAAGAGAGCATGTGGAACGGTCGAAGGATGGAATCTTGCTCTTGTGGACACACCTGATTTTATTGACTCAGATCAAACACTTAAACAAATAAAGCATTGCCTGGCCTTGTGTTCTCCTGGTCCTCACGCGTTTCTGCTCGTCATACCAATAGAGCGATATACAGAGGAGCAGCAGCGCACCGTAGAAATGATTCTGGAGATGTTTCGTGAAGATATTGACAATCACAGCATCCTGATATTCTCACACGCCGACAGACTCGGAGGAGAATCCATCGAAAGTTTCCTTTCGAAACAAAATCGAAAAGTTCAAGACCTCGTGGAGAGATTTGGGAGGCGTTTCATGGCCTTCGACAACACAAACCCTACAAACCCAGAACAAGTGAGTCGACTCCTGCAGAAAGTGAACGAGCTGCTGGCTGTGAATGAGAACCGTCACTTCACTAATGAAGTTACAGAAGCAATGCAGGAAGCCCAAAGGATAATAGAAGAGATAAGAGAAACTGATATGGCTGAAAGAAAGAAGAATATCAAGAGGCAGGTCAGAAAAATGGCTGATGCTCGTTGGCGTGCGTTTATTTCTTACATGAATGAAGAAAAGCAAGAAACTGAACAAAGAAGGAAACGCATTCAAGGCAGGATTGATCAGACTGAGATGGATATAAAGAAGGAAGAACAGAATGTGCGACCGATTCCAGAAAGACTGAGTCGGTTCAGAGTATCTCTGCAGAAAGAGCTGGAGAACATGGGACAACTGGAGGAAAGACGgatgaaggaggagagagagagaaaggaaagagaagagaaagaaaagaaggatCTAAAGATCTGGATCcaagaagaggagcagaggagacTAAACGAAGCAGGACAGAAGAATCTACATTCTTCAGATGACTGTAAAATGATACTTTGGATAACTGTCTTCATTCTGGGGTTTGTGATCGTATTCTTGCTATTGATCATAGTGTATCTGATATTTTCTCAGCAGTCAGATTGTAAACAAAGTTtttggagtttttctttttttaagacagCTTCTTGA
- the LOC122136333 gene encoding LOW QUALITY PROTEIN: interferon-induced very large GTPase 1-like (The sequence of the model RefSeq protein was modified relative to this genomic sequence to represent the inferred CDS: substituted 1 base at 1 genomic stop codon) → KQRTFFHRLQLEAKFNNKLSVSDVLQITAHSLQSHGSCTEEELVHMFLQKLLMMNYKARSITVTETTKHRNERQQKSKQSSAYTVDVFSEIFECSSLSDERTSNADPIHPMDVQMAVFHCADGFLKQLMVTKLSQCRYALPLLVPDPFTQQIEFPLWTFREINQSWKIKNNDSETMSQSQPVWKAESPMVFFFRFGSVSSSKSQLINNLINEKHHTFFHRHCPGSSRTRVLMDGVVEIAWFCPSRTDDDNTDRVAFCNLHGDAGEHEKQLDIMTSMASVNVVVLPTLDRNDKRMANIQSLYKDPKPLICLLPENVSALTEQRNGKYKIGLKDRGQADVSEDLRKAITDCLPSAFTFRLEDVSKHSDIRVDEEDDNDCKTGKDAVQHMIGLLEKKDLTKIKESFLPHQGTLWHQWCKMNKELNRPQGVDPEMEISNKKVEMRKIREEQHKAPISEFINLFMKQMNSHATNKSMFFLKWLRILLDEYTSADLSDLLHKYNRTWTEVSKLSRSSSSNKSVELLPNKQNFWDLSKKLQDATFGFEHIMREIGQIYESCSSVKENKKDLQFDFSSLPSLAAEMMISGFPLELMDGDAAHVPLVWISAVINELIHKLGDQRVFVLSVLGLQSSGKSTMLNAMFGLQFAVSAGRCTRGAFMQLVKVSDEMKTQMNINYILVVDTEGLRALELAGGSTRHHDNELATFVVGLGNLTLVNIFGENPSEMQDILQIVVQAFMRMKEVKLTPSCVFVHQNIADVTAGEKNMEGRRRLQEKLDKMTRLAAEDEVCDAERFSDVIAFDVQKDVMYFAQLWEGSPPMAPPNPSYCENVHNLKKTILSHVSNSNGMMLTDIKSHITNLWEALLKERFVFSFKNALEIAAYRKLETEYSKWTWSLRKAILETENTLQNQIENGAINVVEETDLQDKLNIKSAEVKRSMTEFFEKDTNASILIQWKKSFEIKVSHIQENIVRETQRKLNEVLQQRVLKKKIDAQRTQNENALLEKAKDLALTLKDKANDDKILQKKFDSFWETCLNEIIKKTPQVKDIDILRDLRVLLRDINESSPVLDTQRNVLELSSYSDYVQIKKKTSKTEYSKEDDNQIRNLLVDIAHGAYKMIFSYNIAKMGYNKSYIQQLIDFIKAKLIEHEQRQQKYVFKKHFFSDLVLSICKSVQKTLTDQNKIFKEANDPVLYFTRKREDYYRIFQKYCQGATSATIIGQIICNKLKEPIEQSVYKKTARDLADDMRSNCESLNGNRSNLEKHILKILAEEENFEKFKTYIHNPKEHFKSFIRDEVSRYINDNFTISVLPKMKADLRQKDNQIIEAVQRASERVGKNSRDADRWLMIFTLNLSDVLIFSENDLKGVSRDDVDVEHLAKVIRKQLPSIISEISNEFSTESFRQKLDNKDRPDEILYEHLCQCCWVQCPFCKAICTNTAEDHDPQSHSVPFHRPEGLNGWHYTGTKNLCADFCTTLVTSTKSFRPSHESEKLIPYKDYKSAGGIYAEWSITPDLTELSYWKRFVCRFQEELEEYYEKKFXDQGEIPDEWRNHTKQDAIESLDKYF, encoded by the exons AAGCAGAGGACTTTTTTTCACAGACTTCAACTTGAAGCCAAGTTCAACAATAAACTGAGTGTTTCAGATGTTCTTCAGATAACTGCACATTCATTACAGTCCCATGGGTCCTGCACTGAGGAAGAATTGGTTCATATGTTCTTACAAAAACTACTGATGATGAATTATAAAGCAAGAAGTATCACAGTTACAGAAACCACTAAGCATCGCAATGAAAGACAACAAAAATCCAAACAATCTTCTGCATACACTGTTGATGTCTTTAGTGAAATTTTTGAATGTTCATCTCTGTCTGATGAAAGAACTAGCAACGCAGACCCGATTCACCCGATGGATGTTCAGATGGCCGTGTTTCATTGTGCTGATGGTTTCCTGAAGCAGCTGATGGTCACTAAACTCTCTCAGTGCCGATACGCTCTGCCTCTGCTTGTTCCTGATCCATTCACACAACAGATCGAGTTTCCTCTCTGGACATTCAGAGAAATTAACCAGAGCTGGAAGATAAAAAACAACGACAGTGAAACCATGAGTCAAAGCCAGCCAGTCTGGAAGGCAGAATCTCCAATGGtgtttttcttcaggtttggCTCTGTGTCCTCATCCAAGTCTCAGCTGATCAACAATCTGATCAATGAGAAACACCACACGTTCTTCCACAGACACTGCCCTGGCAGCAGCAGAACCAGAGTCCTGATGGACGGAGTGGTGGAGATCGCCTGGTTCTGCCCCTCCAGGACAGATGATGACAACACTGACCGTGTTGCCTTCTGTAATCTACACGGTGATGCAGGAGAACATGAGAAACAGCTGGATATAATGACTAGCATGGCCTCagtcaatgttgttgttttaccaACGCTGGACAGGAATGACAAAAGAATGGCAAACATCCAAAGCCTCTACAAGGATCCAAAGCCACTGATTTGCCTTCTTCCTGAGAATGTTTCAGCTCTCACTGAGCAGAGGAATGGGAAATATAAAATTGGTTTGAAGGACAGGGGTCAGGCAGATGTGTCTGAAGATCTCAGAAAAGCTATTACAGATTGTCTCCCATCTGCTTTCACTTTCAGACTTGAAGATGTGTCCAAACACTCAGACATCAGAGTAGATGAGGAAGATGATAATGACTGCAAGACAGGAAAGGATGCAGTACAGCATATGATAGGTTTACTAGAGAAGAAAGATCTGACAAAAATCAAAGAATCATTTCTGCCTCATCAGGGCACACTGTGGCATCAGTGGTGTAAGATGAATAAAGAGCTAAATCGACCTCAAGGGGTTGACCCAGAAATGGAAATTAGTAATAAAAAAGTTGAGATGAGGAAAATCCGTGAAGAGCAGCATAAAGCTCCCATCAGTGAGTTTATAAATTTATTCATGAAACAAATGAACTCACATGCTACAAATAAGTCAATGTTTTTCCTCAAGTGGCTCAGAATTCTCCTGGATGAATATACCTCAGCTGATCTTTCTGATCTACTTCACAAGTATAACAGAACATGGACAGAAGTCTCAAAACTAAGTAGGAGCAGTAGCAGTAATAAATCTGTGGAACTGTTGCCAAACAAACAGAACTTTTGGGATTTATCAAAGAAACTTCAAGATGCAACCTTTGGTTTTGAGCACATCATGAGGGAGATCGGTCAGATCTATGAATCATGTTCATCTGTGAAGGAGAACAAGAAAGATCTGCAGTTTGATTTCTCTTCTCTCCCGAGTCTCGCAGCAGAGATGATGATCTCTGGATTtccactggagctgatggatgGAGATGCGGCTCATGTTCCTCTGGTCTGGATCTCTGCTGTTATAAATGAACTCATCCACAAACTGGGAGACCAGAGAGTCTTTGTGCTGTCAGTCTTAGGGCTTCAGAGCTCTGGGAAATCCACCATGCTGAACGCCATGTTTGGACTCCAGTTTGCGGTCAGTGCTGGCAGGTGCACCAGAGGAGCCTTCATGCAGTTGGTCAAAGTGTCAGACGAGATGAAAACACAGATGAATATTAACTATATTCTAGTTGTTGATACTGAGGGTCTTCGTGCTCTAGAACTGGCAGGAGGTTCAACCAGACATCATGACAATGAATTGGCCACATTTGTTGTTGGTCTTGGAAATCTGACATTAGTCAACATCTTTGGAGAAAACCCATCTGAGATGCAGGACATTCTCCAGATTGTGGTTCAGGCCTTCATGAGAATGAAGGAGGTCAAACTGACtcccagctgtgtgtttgtgcatcagaaCATTGCAGACGTCACAGCTGGAGAGAAAAACATGGAGGGAAGGAGACGACTGCAGGAGAAACTGGATAAGATGACAAGACTCGCTGCTGAAGATGAAGTCTGTGATGCAGAACGATTTAGTGATGTCATTGCATTCGATGTACAGAAAGATGTGATGTATTTTGCTCAGCTCTGGGAAGGCAGCCCACCAATGGCACCACCAAACCCTTcatattgtgaaaatgttcacAACCTTAAGAAAACTATTCTTTCTCATGTCTCAAACTCAAACGGCATGATGCTGACAGACATAAAAAGTCACATTACAAATCTCTGGGAGGCTTTGCTGAAGGAACGCTTTGTGTTCAGCTTCAAAAATGCCCTGGAGATCGCCGCTTATAGGAAACTGGAGACAGAATACAGTAAGTGGACCTGGAGTCTTCGGAAGGCAATACTGGAAACTGAAAATACACTACAGAACCAAATTGAAAATGGAGCAATCAATGTGGTTGAGGAAACAGATCTCCAagataaactaaatataaaaagtgCAGAAGTGAAAAGATCTATGACAGAATTCTTTGAGAAAGACACCAATGCCAGTATACTGATTCAGTggaaaaaatcttttgaaataaaagtcTCACACATACAGGAAAACATTGTTAGGGAAACACAGAGGAAACTGAATGAGGTGCTTCAGCAGAGAGTACTGAAGAAAAAGATTGATGCTCAGAGGACACAAAATGAAAACGCTCTCCTTGAGAAGGCCAAAGATCTTGCCTTAACTCTTAAAGACAAAGCAAATGATGATAAAATCCTGCAAaaaaagtttgattcattttgggaaacctgtttgaatgAAATTATCAAAAAGACACCTCAAGTCAAAGACATTGACATTTTAAGAGATCTGAGAGTTCTCCTCAGGGACATCAATGAAAGTTCCCCTGTACTAGACACACAACGTAATGTCTTGGAGTTGTCAAGCTATTCAGACTatgtgcagataaaaaaaaaaacat CAAAGACTGAATATTCTAAAGAGGATGACAACCAAATAAGAAACTTACTTGTAGACATTGCTCACGGAGCATACAAAATGATCTTTTCATATAACATTGCAAAGATGGGCTACAACAAAAGCTACATTCAACAACTCATTGATTTCATCAAGGCAAAATTAATAGAACATGAGCAAAGACAACAGAAATATGTGTTCAAGAAACACTTCTTCAGTGATCTGGTACTTTCCATATGCAAAAGTGTACAAAAGACACTCACTGACCAAAACAAAATCTTCAAGGAAGCCAATGACCCTGTTCTCTATTTTACAAGAAAAAGAGAAGACTATTACAGAATTTTCCAGAAATACTGTCAGGGAGCAACATCAGCTACCATTATAGGACAGATCATCTGTAACAAACTCAAAGAACCCATTGAGCAGAGCGTCTACAAAAAAACTGCCCGGGATTTGGCAGATGACATGAGATCAAACTGTGAATCACTGAATGGAAACAGATCTAATCTGGAGAAACACATCCTGAAGATACTGGCAGAAGAGGAGAATTTTGAGAAATTCAAAACCTACATTCATAATCCCAAAGAACACTTCAAGAGTTTCATCAGAGATGAAGTCAGTCGTTACATAAATGATAACTTCACCATCAGTGTTCTGCCCAAGATGAAAGCTGATTTAAGACAGAAAGATAATCAGATCATAGAAGCAGTGCAGAGAGCATCTGAAAGGGTTGGTAAAAACAGTAGAGATGCTGATCGGTGGTTGATGATTTTCACACTGAATCTATCAGATGTGCTGATTTTCTCTGAAAATGACCTTAAAGGAGTGAGTCGTGATGATGTTGATGTAGAACACCTAGCAAAGGTAATAAGAAAACAACTTCCTTCTATAATATCTGAGATTAGCAATGAATTCAGTACAGAATCTTTTCGACAGAAGCTGGATAATAAGGACAGGCCTGATGAGATTCTATACGAACACCTCTGTCAGTGCTGTTGGGTTCAGTGTCCGTTCTGTAAAGCCATCTGCACCAACACAGCAGAAGACCATGATCCACAATCTCACAGTGTTCCTTTCCATCGACCTGAAGGACTCAATGGGTGGCATTATACAGGAACAAAAAATCTTTGTGCAGACTTTTGCACAACTCTAGTGACTAGTACTAAGAGTTTTCGCCCATCTCATGAATCTGAAAAATTAATTCCATATAAAGATTACAAATCAGCAGGAGGTATTTATGCAGAATGGAGCATCACCCCTGACCTCACCGAGCTGTCATACTGGAAGCGGTTTGTCTGCAGATTCCAGGAAGAACTGGAAGAGTACTACGAGAAAAAATTTTAGGATCAAGGTGAGATCCCAGATGAATGGAGAAACCACACAAAACAAGATGCTATTGAGAGTTTGGACAAGTACTTCTGA